The region TACAAACAACAACCATTGCTTTATTAAATGGATTAAGTATTCCAGAATTCTTATTAGCTCCAATTGCAGGGATTTTAATGGGAGCGGCGACTGCTTCAACAACAGCAGGAACAACGATTGCTTCGGCAACATTTGGACCGGCTATTATGGCTGCAGGTGTATCTCCACTTGGTGGAGCGGCAATGGTTCATGCAGGGGCAACTGTACTTGACCACTTACCACATGGATCATTCTTTCATGCAACAGCAGGAGCAACAAATGTTAGCATCAATGAACGTTTAAAATTAATCCCTTACGAGTCATTAGTTGGGTTAACCATTACGATTGTGACAACGATTATTTGGGGGATTATACTTTAATATGATTAAACCACCCATTATGGGTGGTTTTTTATATGAGTTGAAGAATTGTGGAATCTAATTATACGGTAATTATACAAGTGAGTAATTGACGAGATGTTTTTATAGCAGTAAAATATTGATTAAACTTAATGAGATAAATATTTTTCGGGTTAATGTCATATAATTTAAGCGTTAAGATGATGAGGAGTGAGGTTATGTCCATTTTAAAAAGATTTACCGATATTATGTCAGCTAATATGAATGCCTTATTAGATAAGTGTGAGGATCCTAGTAAAATGGTGGATCAGATTTTACGTAATCTAAATGAGGATTTAGGAAAAGTAAAAGCAGAAACCGCAGCAGTTATGGCTGAAGAAATACGTTCTAAACGTGAATTAGCTGAATGCACACAAGAAGTAAATAAGTTATTAACGTATGCTAAACGTGCAGTTGAGGCAGGAAATGATGACGATGCCCGTTTATTTTTATCTAAAAAAGCAACCTTAGTGGAGAAACAACAAACCCTTGAACAAAAAGTTCAAATGGCTTCTGAAAATGCTAGAAAAATGCGCCAAATGCATGATAAACTAGTCAGTGAAATTAATGATTTAAATACACGTCGTGAAACCATTAAGGCAAAAGTAGCAGCTGCGAATATGCAATCGCGCTTAAATGAAATTGGAAGCTCTGTAGGAGCAGCTAAAACGAACTTAGGAGCATTTGCCCGTATGGAGGAAAAAGCCAACCGTATGCTTGATGAAGCGAATGCGATGGCAGATTTAAATGCGTCACCGGTTGATGAAGTCGAGTCGTTAATGAGCAAATACGATGCCCCCTCTTCGGCTGTTGAAGATGAGCTAGCAGCCCTCAAAGGTGGAAGTTCATCGGTGATTGATGATGAATTAGCCGCTTTAAAGAATGAATTAAACTAAAGAGTAATCAGGTTGTGGCTAGTCTACTAGTTGCAACCTTTTTTAGAGAGGGAGTGAAAAGATGGATGGGCACCAAAAAGAAGAGGTCGAAGTTTTTACATGTGAAAACTGTGGCGGAAA is a window of Turicibacter sanguinis DNA encoding:
- a CDS encoding PspA/IM30 family protein encodes the protein MSILKRFTDIMSANMNALLDKCEDPSKMVDQILRNLNEDLGKVKAETAAVMAEEIRSKRELAECTQEVNKLLTYAKRAVEAGNDDDARLFLSKKATLVEKQQTLEQKVQMASENARKMRQMHDKLVSEINDLNTRRETIKAKVAAANMQSRLNEIGSSVGAAKTNLGAFARMEEKANRMLDEANAMADLNASPVDEVESLMSKYDAPSSAVEDELAALKGGSSSVIDDELAALKNELN